One Streptomyces lincolnensis genomic region harbors:
- a CDS encoding MFS transporter: MDTVVNDTHSGDAGGARNRWAVLAVLSVSLLVVALDLTVLNVALPTLSTEIEPSSVQLLWIVDVYSLVVAGLLISAGTLGDRLGRKRFLCLGFLVFGAASAVAAWATDPAMLIAARALLGIGAAIIMPSTLSIIRNVFTDRRERTVALAVWATMSAAGAAVGPVVGGVMIEHFWWGSVFLINVPIMVVALIAALALVPESRHPNPPRWDAVGAVLSVVGLISLVYAIQHGGAEGLEAQTIITGVLGVVLLAALVMRVLRVPDPLFDPGLFRNRAFSVAVTAVVLAMFGMGGLMLLLTQHWQFIGGASPMESGLRLLPLLLATMIGAPAMSVIVPRYGTRYAMMIGLGLIGAAFFVLVNVRPDTEYWVFAVALAGIGAGAGCAMTAASDAIMSTAEADSAGGAAGIEETSYELGNGLSVAIMGSIAAALFRREMDVSVPGVDERYLEAAREGLPDAVATARALPGAAGEELKRRADDAFTDAFGFTSLCTGILLVVVAVAVSLLIPREAGRQVRGKAEHGEGTEETVGAAGEHGSKHLD; the protein is encoded by the coding sequence ATGGATACCGTGGTGAACGACACGCACAGCGGGGACGCCGGTGGGGCTCGGAACCGGTGGGCAGTGCTCGCCGTCCTGTCGGTCAGCCTGCTGGTCGTGGCCCTGGACCTGACGGTCCTCAATGTCGCCCTGCCCACCCTGAGCACCGAAATCGAGCCGTCCTCGGTGCAGTTGCTCTGGATCGTCGACGTTTATTCGCTCGTCGTGGCCGGGCTGCTCATCAGCGCCGGCACGCTCGGCGACCGGCTGGGGCGTAAACGCTTCCTCTGCCTGGGCTTCCTCGTCTTCGGGGCCGCCTCGGCCGTCGCGGCCTGGGCGACCGACCCCGCGATGCTGATCGCCGCCCGCGCGCTGCTCGGCATCGGCGCGGCGATCATCATGCCCTCGACGCTGTCGATCATCCGGAACGTCTTCACGGACCGCAGGGAGCGCACGGTGGCGCTCGCCGTGTGGGCCACGATGTCGGCCGCGGGAGCGGCGGTCGGACCGGTCGTCGGCGGGGTCATGATCGAGCACTTCTGGTGGGGCTCGGTGTTCCTGATCAACGTACCGATCATGGTTGTCGCCCTGATCGCCGCGCTGGCCCTGGTGCCGGAGTCCCGGCACCCCAATCCGCCGCGCTGGGACGCCGTCGGAGCGGTGCTGTCGGTCGTCGGTCTGATCTCCCTGGTCTACGCCATCCAGCACGGCGGCGCCGAGGGCCTGGAGGCGCAGACGATCATCACCGGTGTGCTGGGAGTCGTGCTGCTCGCCGCTCTGGTGATGCGGGTGCTGCGCGTGCCGGATCCGCTGTTCGACCCCGGCCTGTTCCGCAACCGCGCCTTCTCGGTGGCGGTCACGGCCGTGGTGCTCGCCATGTTCGGCATGGGCGGGCTGATGCTGCTGCTCACCCAGCACTGGCAGTTCATCGGGGGCGCGTCCCCGATGGAGTCCGGTCTGCGGCTGCTGCCCCTGCTCCTCGCCACCATGATCGGTGCGCCCGCGATGTCCGTCATCGTCCCCAGGTACGGGACGCGGTACGCGATGATGATCGGTCTCGGGCTGATCGGTGCGGCGTTCTTCGTCCTGGTGAACGTCCGGCCGGACACCGAGTACTGGGTCTTCGCCGTGGCGCTGGCCGGCATCGGCGCCGGAGCGGGCTGCGCGATGACGGCCGCGTCCGACGCGATCATGTCCACGGCCGAGGCCGATTCGGCGGGTGGCGCCGCGGGCATCGAGGAGACCAGTTACGAGCTGGGCAACGGGCTGAGCGTGGCCATCATGGGCAGCATCGCGGCCGCGCTGTTCCGCCGGGAGATGGACGTCTCCGTACCCGGCGTGGACGAGCGGTATCTGGAGGCGGCCCGCGAAGGGCTGCCCGACGCGGTGGCCACGGCACGCGCCCTGCCGGGCGCCGCCGGCGAGGAACTCAAGCGCCGGGCCGACGACGCGTTCACGGACGCCTTCGGGTTCACGTCGCTGTGCACCGGCATTCTGCTGGTCGTCGTCGCCGTGGCCGTGTCCCTGCTGATCCCGCGTGAGGCGGGCCGTCAGGTGCGCGGGAAGGCCGAGCACGGCGAGGGGACGGAAGAGACCGTGGGAGCCGCGGGCGAGCACGGCTCGAAGCACCTGGACTGA
- a CDS encoding TetR/AcrR family transcriptional regulator, translating into MTETSGRDTTAKGRPGSIWLRGTKKRAVKQPLSREQIVRAAVQLLDEGGVRNLRMRQLAESLNSAPMSLYWHVPTKDDLLELAVDEVFPDPPARSTPGDWSQDVKAGAEGLFDVLLEHAWMIELMGSHPPVGPRALAHTGAVIRILEEAGFVPPQLDSALSAIYYYTVGAALTEVSWQTMAQHSGENEEDWAQRLGPYVELTAAQDDAQSLSAYVKRSATSSTGQRFHDGLECMVHGMERMRSLPS; encoded by the coding sequence GTGACGGAGACTTCTGGACGAGACACCACAGCGAAGGGCCGCCCGGGATCGATCTGGCTGCGCGGTACGAAGAAGCGAGCGGTGAAGCAACCGCTGAGCCGAGAGCAGATCGTGCGCGCCGCGGTGCAGCTCCTGGACGAGGGCGGGGTGCGCAATCTGCGTATGCGTCAGCTCGCCGAATCCCTCAACTCGGCACCCATGTCGTTGTACTGGCACGTGCCGACCAAGGACGATCTGCTGGAACTGGCCGTGGACGAGGTCTTCCCGGACCCGCCGGCCCGGTCCACGCCGGGAGACTGGAGCCAGGACGTCAAGGCCGGTGCCGAAGGCCTGTTCGACGTGCTGCTCGAACACGCCTGGATGATCGAGCTGATGGGCAGCCATCCGCCGGTCGGACCCCGGGCCCTGGCGCACACCGGCGCGGTCATCCGGATCCTGGAGGAGGCCGGTTTCGTCCCACCGCAGCTCGACTCCGCGCTCTCGGCGATCTACTACTACACGGTGGGTGCCGCGCTCACGGAGGTGTCCTGGCAGACGATGGCCCAGCACAGCGGCGAGAACGAGGAGGACTGGGCACAACGCCTCGGCCCCTACGTCGAGCTCACCGCCGCTCAGGACGACGCGCAGTCCCTGTCCGCCTACGTCAAGCGCAGCGCCACCAGCAGCACGGGCCAGCGCTTCCACGACGGCCTGGAGTGCATGGTCCACGGCATGGAACGCATGCGGTCACTGCCCTCCTGA
- a CDS encoding response regulator transcription factor, with amino-acid sequence MDTEREPVRVVVVDDDQLVRMALRLVIDGEPDLTVVAEAADGDAAIAVVEEQRPDVVLMDVRMPGRDGLSATRELLTRPAPPRVLMLTTFDSDDLVLGSLRAGAHGFVLKDTRPAQILDAVRTVAEGNPVLSPAATARVIAAATGPQSSHTRDATRRAARKQLSALTERELETARAIADGLGNPEIAERLHISVATVKAHTGSLFAKLAVENRVQIALLVRDAED; translated from the coding sequence GTGGATACCGAGCGGGAGCCGGTACGTGTCGTCGTCGTGGACGACGACCAACTGGTACGGATGGCACTGCGGCTCGTCATCGACGGTGAACCGGACCTGACCGTCGTCGCGGAGGCGGCCGACGGGGACGCGGCGATCGCCGTGGTGGAGGAGCAGCGGCCGGACGTCGTCCTGATGGACGTGCGCATGCCCGGCCGCGACGGTCTCAGCGCGACCCGGGAGCTCCTCACCCGGCCGGCGCCGCCCCGGGTGCTCATGCTGACCACGTTCGACTCCGACGATCTGGTGCTCGGCTCACTGCGCGCCGGAGCACACGGGTTCGTCCTCAAGGACACCCGGCCGGCGCAGATCCTCGACGCGGTGCGGACCGTCGCGGAGGGCAACCCCGTGCTGTCGCCGGCGGCCACGGCACGGGTGATCGCCGCGGCCACCGGCCCCCAGTCCTCGCACACTCGCGACGCGACCCGCCGGGCCGCACGGAAACAGCTGTCCGCGCTGACCGAACGGGAACTCGAAACCGCTCGGGCCATCGCGGACGGACTGGGCAACCCGGAGATCGCCGAGCGGCTGCACATCAGCGTCGCGACCGTCAAGGCGCACACCGGCAGCCTGTTCGCCAAGCTGGCGGTCGAGAACCGGGTACAGATCGCACTCCTGGTCCGCGACGCGGAGGACTGA
- a CDS encoding sensor histidine kinase, whose product MITDAAPRLGRWQQTWRLMAAAAVGVPLWLSIGAIQRGQEGETGWWYVVGDPLLALGCLTALVWRRRFPLTVAVTVTIASTASALASGAALVALVSISTRRRPVEIGIAALTLVIASPVIGGLYPVRTAPGLVWYQLAFPALIAGIAVATGMAIGARRVEVRTLRDRAESAEREQSARAAQARALERNRIAREMHDVLAHRISLVAMQAGVLDHRRDLTAEENRVLVRGIADGSHQALEELRDVLGVLRADPGRPEPPQPSLDRVPELVDDARASGLDVTLTTTVPGTPPDVVGRTCYRIVQEGLTNAAKHAPGAHVHITLAGTAGDTLDVGVRNAPATTAIAPPPASGFGLLGLCERITLAGGELRHHPTPDNGYVLTARLPWPNPTHEKRA is encoded by the coding sequence GTGATCACGGACGCCGCGCCACGGCTCGGACGGTGGCAGCAGACATGGCGGCTGATGGCGGCCGCGGCGGTGGGCGTACCCCTGTGGCTCTCCATCGGTGCGATCCAGCGGGGGCAGGAGGGCGAGACGGGCTGGTGGTACGTCGTCGGTGATCCGCTGCTGGCTCTCGGCTGCCTGACGGCGCTCGTGTGGCGGCGGCGGTTCCCGCTCACCGTCGCCGTGACGGTCACGATCGCCTCGACCGCCTCGGCACTCGCCTCCGGCGCCGCGCTGGTGGCACTGGTCTCGATCTCCACGCGTCGCCGTCCGGTGGAGATCGGGATCGCCGCCCTGACCCTGGTGATCGCGTCACCGGTCATCGGCGGGCTCTATCCGGTCCGGACCGCGCCCGGCCTGGTGTGGTACCAGCTCGCGTTCCCGGCACTGATCGCGGGCATCGCGGTGGCCACGGGCATGGCCATCGGCGCCCGCCGCGTCGAAGTGCGGACCCTGCGGGACCGGGCGGAGAGCGCGGAACGGGAACAGAGCGCACGAGCGGCGCAGGCACGGGCCCTGGAACGCAACCGGATCGCCCGCGAGATGCACGACGTGCTCGCGCACCGGATCTCCCTGGTCGCCATGCAGGCCGGAGTGCTGGACCACCGCCGCGACCTCACGGCCGAGGAGAACCGCGTACTGGTCCGCGGCATCGCCGACGGCTCCCACCAGGCCCTGGAGGAACTGCGGGACGTCCTCGGCGTGCTCCGGGCCGACCCGGGCCGCCCGGAACCACCCCAACCCTCCCTCGACCGCGTACCCGAACTGGTGGACGACGCCCGCGCATCCGGACTGGACGTCACGCTCACCACCACCGTGCCGGGAACACCGCCCGACGTCGTCGGACGCACCTGCTACCGGATCGTCCAGGAAGGACTGACCAACGCCGCCAAGCACGCACCGGGCGCACACGTGCACATCACCCTCGCGGGAACAGCGGGCGACACCCTCGACGTCGGTGTCCGCAACGCCCCGGCCACCACGGCGATCGCACCACCGCCGGCATCGGGATTCGGCCTGCTCGGCCTCTGCGAACGCATCACCCTCGCCGGCGGGGAACTCCGCCACCACCCCACCCCGGACAACGGGTACGTCCTCACCGCGCGCCTACCCTGGCCGAACCCCACCCACGAAAAGAGAGCATGA